A genomic region of Raphanus sativus cultivar WK10039 chromosome 6, ASM80110v3, whole genome shotgun sequence contains the following coding sequences:
- the LOC108806413 gene encoding nudix hydrolase 9 — protein sequence MAKVAEVVMMPEGSRYQLLLSCPSGLSLSQLSVDFSKSHDRIQHPDHDLEDSIAQAWEQRTQGNSSLFNGQKFRFGSLCLDGDGGTNEVPHVCLRLGLTDYRTFVGTNLSSQWDKFLVTSQDDCVRCRHTSSPLGNAAVVETSDHKIIVLRRSDNVGEFPGHYVFPGGHPEPMSVGIDSHQLENDGEVLNKKVSQEMFDSITREVVEETGIPASSLSTPLFIGISRRELNVRPAMFFFIKCSHHSDDIPRLYSSAEDGFESTQLHTVSLEELKTMASRMPGCHHGGFALYQLMLQRLESTNETP from the exons ATGGCGAAAGTAGCAGAAGTAGTAATGATGCCTGAAGGGTCACGATACCAGCTTCTCCTCTCATGTCCTTCTGGCCTCTCTCTGTCTCAG TTGTCGGTGGATTTCTCGAAATCTCATGATCGGATTCAACATCCCGACCACGATCTTGAAGATTCTATTGCGCAG GCTTGGGAGCAGAGAACACAGGGCAATTCATCATTGTTCAATGGCCAAAAGTTCAGA TTTGGATCATTATGTTTAGATGGTGATGGTGGTACCAACGAAGTGCCACACGTCTGCCTTCGCCTTGGCCTGACAGATTACAG GACTTTTGTAGGAACCAATTTGAGCTCTCAGTGGGACAAGTTCCTTGTTACATCACAAG ATGACTGTGTAAGATGTCGACATACCTCAAGTCCATTGGGTAATGCTGCTGTTGTCGAGACTTCTGACCACAAGATTATTGTGTTACGCCGGAGCGATAATGTCGGTGAATTTCCAGGTCACTATGTATTTCCCGGTGGCCATCCAGAG CCGATGTCAGTAGGAATTGATTCTCACCAGCTTGAAAATGATGGAGAGGTTTTAAACAAGAAGGTTAGTCAAGAAATGTTTGACAGCATTACTCGTGAAGTTGTGGAAGAAACTGGGATACCAGCATCATCTCTT AGCACTCCTCTCTTTATCGGAATATCTAGGAGGGAATTGAATGTGAGGCCAGCTATGTTTTTCTTCATCAAGTGTAGTCACCATTCGGATGACATTCCGAGACTGTATTCTAGTGCTGAAGATGGGTTTGAGTCAACACAGCTCCACACTGTCTCTTTG GAGGAGCTGAAGACAATGGCATCAAGAATGCCAGGTTGCCACCATGGTGGCTTTGCGCTCTACCAACTGATGCTTCAACGTCTCGAGAGCACTAATGAAACGCCTTGA